A region of the Hydra vulgaris chromosome 12, alternate assembly HydraT2T_AEP genome:
AATTGTGCTTGTACCATGTTTCACagagtataaattatttagtattaaaatttatttaattaactaattacaATCTTAGATTTTTTTGTACATTCTAAAGATAGCTAGTaacatgaagtttttttttacttttatctattttaaaaactaacgCCTTTCTGCAACTGTTTGTTATTTCTCTGAActaatatttatctaatttttgtcattttttattatacgtttaatattaataactaaagtattatttatttcatttgttattttatttttcttaaattaaattttattattctcattatatttattattattattattaaaggtatattttttccaaaatatgcttttattattttcataattaatattattattaataatattcatatttttatatacccTTTTATAATACTCCTTTTATTGTCCctctttaattattatttttgatttttgtcatGTGTTTAATTTACTTGCATagtatttactatttttaaatatccttaatgtaaaaaatttcacaattttaatttatataaatatattttaatttatataaatatattttaatttatatagtatatggtattatattatattgacTATAtgatttaagtataatttttgttttcagatacCAACTGTCAGTTATaacatttcaataaaaacaaaaattgtgactattatttatatcatgatatattatcaattataatTGTATCCTTTGCTACATGTATGTGATTGTAACCAAAAACAGTGACATCTATCGGTTAACTTCAAGAgttgtttatttgcttttatggtggctattactactactatttGACATTCAATAATGTCaggattttgttttttgttatcaaatagCAACACTTGTTTATCTTCACTTTcgaaactcaaattaaaatctaatttgtgAAAATCATGGTGCAGAACCGACTAAGTAATCTTGATATTATCTCAATAGATTCAGATCttatgaaataattatatattaaaaaattttttaaatactttgtgaaaataaattaataaaaattgtaaattatttaaaaaattttactctgttttatattatttcgtATTATAGTAATGTATTCTTCTGTGTTTAAATGAAcatacaaaaatgttatatttttttcagtgttttcctttttctgttaataacatttgtaaaaataatttattaattctattgactttaatcatttattagaaaatattgataaaagttattttataaatttttaactgttttttatatttatttatctctatattttttatctctatatttttttttacataaaatgtatttttagctattaataaaaacaatatagatATGGCTATTGTATTGTACATGTAATGTATTCTCACATTGCAAATGTGAAAATACTTTACATGCTCCTTTGCAGTTTCCATATAGTGTATGTGTTAATCATACAATAtatatgatggcatacttaataaaatattgaagcGCTTTTTGAATATTGCACAATATGGGCAACATGTTAAGTGCTGGCCTGGTTAAGGGTGATTTAACTGAGTAGCGTTCATAATTTCGGTGATTTAACTGAGTAGTGTACAtgattttacattaattttggTGATTTAACTGGGTAGTGTACATgacctaattttaaaattgatttttttcagtttctttttttttcacgaGTAGCTGTAGGAAAACaatatctcaataaaaaaaatcattatcttagcttcaaattttcaggatatgttcattattcaagtttttagtGCCTgatcctaaaataaaataaattgatttgcaATTACCCAATTAACTGAGTGGTTTAtcgctaaatatatatatttttttactattaagtCTGCCATTTTAGAtcatttaaattctttttaaatatttttggttcAGGCACAAGTTACACTAGTATACTAACATTGTGCAAAATTTCAATCTTTAATATTGATgtaattttaagatatttatgtaGGATAGATTAGGGTATTATGAGCACCTTAAGCGAAAATTagactattttcaaaaattattatgctggatccaaaatttttacaaataaacaatttttagggatccCTACTCATGATCCACTTAGATGTTTGCACCcgaagtttttttaacaaaaacacaaaggttttaaaaaagtagctaaAGAGCTCATATTACCCAGACCACTTGGTAATATAAGTACTTTAAAATAGCTCAAAAACCTAACattaattcagtaaaaaaataccaacctgACGATTAGAACTGATTTTTAGAACATAATGATTCGTTATTAACAAatcttatcattaaaagatcaaattttaagccACTTTTTGTTGAAGCAATAATACTATGTTTTCcgcatttaataataaaaaaattagttccttattttttaaattttattaactcgtttaacaataaaaacgttttttaagaCAAGTGTCTTAAAAAACGTTCACAAGACGTCGCAAATGTCATATTTgcgacgtcttacggacgtttTTTACGTGTGCACACTTATTAACGAAATACAGcttattcattaaataaagtttttttaagtttttgtatacaatattctttttaagattGATCAcctataagttaataaaaaaatttattttatatatgattcTAAACTTTAGTTACAGAAAAATTTACAACGATGAATTTTATTTATCCAGACGACTATATAACTGAAGTTGTTCTTCAGACtgaaaattttcttatataagAATTAGTGTTAGTTCGGATAAAACAGCCGAGGAATGGATGGAAAAATTTGGAGCTGCAAACAACACGAAACTCATTATTCAACGAAATCTTCATTCCAAGAGGCGAGTTATTTTCCGTTAGCATATTTCAAAGTAATCATAGTTACACTAAAATGCGTTACCAAAAATTGTTAGTCaaagtaattctttttttcaaataatttatcaaggattttttttcagttgatGCACTACGTTTTCTTCAAAGCGACAATGGATTACAGGTAACCTTACGACAATGGATTACAGGTAACCtgctatatactatatatgaaatacttatatatgaatataatatatataggaAACACTTTTTAAGGAGCGGTCTGAAGTTTCTTAAATTTGGAGCATTCCGATAGTGAAATCTTTAcgttattaaaactatttgtaaaaatgctgtttaaaaaaacatgtaataGAGGCAAATAGTTAACTAtgaaatataagttttaatagaTAATTTAATAGATAAACGTTTGAAACCAGAAATAAGTGAATTcgagtttttaacattttaggaAACTTTTAACGAATATTTCTCTAATGATATGACACCAGGCGAGGCGCGACGTATTCATCGAAAAAAACTTTCGATTAAATATGGTATAGCTAGCAAGCAAAAGACAGCAGATGCTAGAGAAAATCCTACACTAAATCAAGTTTATTATTGGCATCGCATGTATACGGCGGAAAATTACGGCGCAGTCACAGATCCTATTGGTAAACTAAGATCTTTTATCGAAACggaattttacaaaaaacaaggTAGGTTTATTTGTTAGGGtacttgacaaaaaaaagtcttatctagtgctaaaaagtttgttattattaattttttaaaccaattcactggaattaaagaataaaagataataaaattaaactttaagtaactaaaaataaaataatgtaattaaaactttttgcaaGTGATATCCTTACCTTTTTGCCTGTCGCTTGGGGAATGGAGGCTATTGAAAAATGTTACTtagcttgaattttttttgcgggttttaatttgttaatgtttagGCAGTGTCCTTACAGGTATATGCACCGCAAAAACTAAAGCACTCTAAAAAACCACCCGACCTGGCTACAACTTATAGCCAGgcctatttaaaaataaaaaaacttttttgagtattttcgaatattttctctttttttttatagcaactTTTTCAGTCTAACAATATTAAATctaacaatacttttaaaaatgcaaatgttAGCTTTGTCAGTTAGCTATCTTGACTTTTTTATAAGCTCTTGACTGTCCTTTGATTATAACATGACATTATAAATGAAGCATTAGAAGAATGTTTGAGTTATACAATAACTcaatattcataaatttttcattGCTCTCTAAATCACTATCTGCGTTAAATAAGCTATTTGTTCGATTTGTCAGTATTCTTTGCAAAGCTGTAGCAGGAAAAAtcattgtaagtttttttttgcatcaacACGCCATGCTAACTTGCTGCATTGGCATTTCTAAATATTGTGGCATTTTGGGcattttctcaacttttttactttacaaatgtTTTCAGTACATTTAACAAAGACtttcttttcttcttctttttttttcctgcaTTTTGCAGTTGTTTTCGAAGTTTTTgttctttcattttatttatgtcTTCAACTAAACTCAAAACATCTTCAGCATTCTTGATTATCATGCACTTGAGTTATTTGTGTCGATTTGATTGATAGATTTAGATGTAGACTTTTTTAATCTCCATAGTCTCCATACGATTTTTTGCTCTATCCTGTTGCATGAATACAATGCTCAAAGCTTAATTGGTTATATATAGAGGGTTTTGTTGCCAATTTAACCCCTATATATTCGCTAAAATAAGCATGAATGCTTCTTTGTTTAACGCATTTGCCTCAGTAAACATTTTGTCTTTCTATATCCGtgataaatacttttgtttacCAGGTCTAATAATTAGTCATTCATTTTGATTGAAGGAATGACATAACATGATAATCAAATCTCAAACTGTCTCCATTTATTAATAGGACAACAATTCTTTAAATCTTGTTCTCTTTCAAGTACTCATCGAATTCTTTAACAGCAGCTAAAAGTGTATGGCCATCTGATACGCCATGTTTTGAAGAGGTTTTTTTGATTGTTGATTTAGATTGTAGATTGAATGTAGATGTTTTAATGTTGGCTGCTGATTCATTAGATAACATCAGGGTTGTTATACGTACATTGCAAAATATCATTTAACACATACAGACCTTTCCTGGAATTGTAAGGTGTAgctttattagtaatattatttcagtttaagttagtttaaaaagttactaaGCAGCacagttttattacttttacttttaatgtaGTTAAATATTTAGTGAACCTaagttaaagcaatttttaatgaAAGGAAATTTTACAGAAAATGTAGATTATAAGAGGTTTTACAGCTGCCTATGCTGCATTAAGTtagtaaatattgaaaattaaaataaaaacaaacctgAGAATGACATGAAGGAATGGATGCTAACAAATTCTgttttttgtttgcatttttttacattgatctCCTTTCGCAGCATAGACTAAACCAAAAGAAGTTCCATCAACATCATAGTGAATGAATTGACGAATTGCATCATTATTAAAAACTCTTGTGGTGTCAATATTTACTTTCCAAATCTCTTCTTCAGTTTGCTCTGCTTCTGTCATAACTGCAGCTGCAAGAAGTTGCTCTGCTAGTGCATCTAAAATTTAACTGATTAAATCAGTTATACCTATTTACACTTTAAAAGGGAGGAAAGAGCATTAATGAGAAACacattattataatacaaaaggTAAGGTAAATACGTATTCTCTAGAAACATGACGTAAtatcttttcaataaaaaaacaaaccttaGTGATTGCGAACCATTTTCCTTGTAAAATTTAAGGCTCTGTTGATTGAGACTTGTCCCTGGCCTTTGATTGTTAAATTATCATCTTTTGCATGAAATCATAACCAAAATGAAAAccgaaatctaaaaaaattatgcaaacagatcataagataaaaaaaaaaatttattaagtttgtGTAAATAGAATTCAGCTATATGAGTGCTTTAGATACTAAAAATTGaagctatttaaaaacatactgTTGATTCTTTAATGCCAATTTTGCAGCAGGTGATAGTGGCTAATATTTTTGCCCTCCACTCAACTTTTTGTAGGTGTAATGTCTTATTTTCAATGTATCTAACATTATTTGGTCAATGGTGCTTTATTGATACCTTGCAAgcatctatttttatttttcacgaAGCGTACAATTGAATTCTCTTCTAATAATATTAAGCAGTATTGCCGTTCTTTCCCTGTCTTTGTTTTACTATCCAGGTGTCAATTTATTGTTTATCAATCTTTAATCAAGGGGAAAGTCCTGATTTAACGAAACACTGCCCTCTTACACCCTTATCTTATAATGTTATCATGTCTGTTTTTTGCATTTGTGTGCTTTTTTGCAAATACTGCTTCTGCTTTACAATTTGGATTAAAAGACCTTGTTCCAAATAATAAGGAAAacttagttttcattttttgaatactttaatatttattcctgtataacaaataaaaatgtttacaagttaCAACAACAATAATTCAAAGCATAGATAGCAAGAAAGTATTTAAGTTAATCCTCCTGTGATATAGATATAAATgtatgggaaaaaaaaaataaaaagtttgatgcAATTTTATAGCTGagttttgaaaagttttcataaaaaagctgaacaaaagatttttttcctgttgtcttttttaatactattcaTAACAATTTTCTAAACAATATTCCTTTATATAacaaacatagaaaaaaaaatttaaaaataatatattaataatatattatttttaaaattttaatataaaaatagaaaacactGAAGactaaaagtataaatgatatttaagttaattaaacatAAGTAACATTACcctaaaaatatatgtatatcaatATTTTGGTACAAATTTccatttattagtaattttttctaaataaatatgaaaaacttaaaactataaattcaaaacaatgaGGTTGCGAGAAGACCTCTACCAATAactatacatttaaataaatacataagaTTATGTTatcataaaataattgtaatatttttaacataaactttttttaaggacATGAAGTTCATATCAAAACTTAAGGTGACCTTTAGGCAGTTGTTATAGCAACACCAATAATGCGTCGTGCccagaaaataaaaacttctagaGAAATAGTTTTCATTGATTCTACAAGTAGCGTTGACTCTACATGCTCCACAACAACAGTTGTCTTTACAGCAACATCAGCAGGTGCAGTTCCGTTAAGTGTTTTGATATATAATGGACAATGTACAGCTTCCTACACACTTGCATTTAGTCTACTTAAAGAAACATATGCTGGATTATTTGGAGGACAATCGGTAGATTATTTAACAGTATTATATAAGCATTAATTGTTGTTTTCTTTGTTACAattatcaattataaaatattttaaaagtctacaggttttataaaaaagtctatagattttagtaaagtttttgacacaattgttggaagtaaattaatttaaaaaaataaaaatgaaattgtttgtttttttatagtatcCAGATTTAGCAATGACTGACGACAGTAAAGCTGAGAAAGATGCTATAAAAGTGGTATGGCCAGGTACTCATCAGTTACTTTGTCAGTTTCATGTAGCACAGGCTGAGTGACACTGgcttttgaaaatcaaaaacagtGTTCATGCTAAAGATAGGCAAATACTTGTGAACCTATTTagaaaggtattttttttattttataataaaaaaccctttaattatatttgtatatatataaatatatacatacatacatatatacatactttatatttatatatatactttatatatatgtatatattatatatatatatatatattaatatatctatatacatctatatatatatgtatatatatatatatatatatatatatatatatatatatatatatatatatatatatgtatatatataatatatatataatatatatatatatatatatatatatatatatatatatatatatataggactcactaataataatttattttataggtaGTCTATGCTTTGACTGAGGAAGACTTAACCATTGCTGTTAACGACATTCTAAATTGCAAtcatgttaaatttattgagcaattcagaaaaattttttaaaggcgAGAAGAATGGACATCATTTGATAGAAAGAAGTTTATTACAAGAGGGCACCATACAAACAATTACTCTGAGGCTACTCTAAGAATTCTAAAAGACATTGTTCACCAACGTTGCAAAGCATTTAACATTGTTGCTCTTGTTGATTATATATGCTTTGTGTGGGAGGTATATTACCAAGATAGAATTTTAGTGTTTGCTCATAATAGAGTACCTtctgcatcaaaaaaaattcttaagacTTAAAATTAACTACCATGATTGCATTCAACCCATTGATGGTGTTAGTAATTGTTATACTGTGAAAAGTGTTACAAAACCACTGGAACTAGAATACGAAGTAAACATAGAAGTAGGTTTATGTTCCTGTTATATTGGGCAATTTGGTGCTTTTTGCAAACATCAAGCAATGGTTCAAGAAACTTATGCTGGAGTTTTTCCAAATTCTCCAGCTACAACCCAAAAATGTAGATATAAGTTGGGAATTTTAGCACTTAGAGAAGATGGTCCTCCACCAGAGTTTTTTCTCTCTATAATGGAAATGAATGTGTACAATGAGACACAACAAAATTTGTCTCTGCTTAGTAATCCAATTACTACATTTGAAACCAATTCCCTTTCACTAGCAGAAAATACaccaataaatttaattgtgcAAGACTTCGATTGTACTCAACAACAAACAGTATGGTCAGAGTTTTATATGCAAATGAAGCAATTAGAAAATATGTGCGCAAATAACAATTTAGGAATAACATCTGTAGCAAAAATTAATACCAAGTTAAAAAGTGTTCTTAGCATCCCTAAAGCTGTAGATACACTGCTATGCATAAAAAGAAGTGTACATGCCACTGTAAAGagtaaaagtataattaaaatacaacCAAGTTCAGTTGGCAGACGCACCCATGCAAAATCACGCAGTCTAAAAAGTGTAGCTGTTGGTCGTCCTCCTAatggagataaaaaaaaaagaaaaaaaaaaagagagaagcttggcaaaaaatataaataataatgcagCAAATGCAAAATCACATGGAAAaggacattaaatttttattaaacgtATGATTGTAATGcttatgtaaattattaatgAGTTGCTGCATAGCactttccatatatatatatatatatatatatatatatatatatatatatatatatatatatatatatatatatatatatatatatatatatatatatatatatatatatatatatatatatatatatatatatatatatatatatatatatatatatatatatatatatatatatatatatatatatatatatatatatatatatatatatatatatatatatatatatatatattatatatatatatatattttatatatatatataaaatatatatagattgtgtagaatactttaaaaagtattctacacaatagagtgctcaatgttcttaaaaaaacagagcaattatatattagtagaaaatcacttaactatatcacttatatatatatatatatatatatatatatatatatatatatatatatatatatatatatatatttttttttttttttttttttaaatgttattacatttattatatcgacaatgtaaaaatgattattatattgtcaatataattatattgataatctatattatataatatagcaaacattaaatttgattatacataaaaataattattataccaaaaaatatatatatatatatatcaaaataaaatatatctgtGGTACTTTATTATAACTCCGatgcaattcttttttattaaagttacttaaCTAAATAACTTTCTTATGTTTATTCAATTCTAAtgctattcaaaaaaaacaaaaaaacaattactttctCTTTAatagcaattaaatttattttgctttcagCAAACGCGCGCATGCCTCTCTTTCAAAACCAACGTATCAGATTGCGCTATTCTTAGGTATTTCTGAGCCTgtatagggtttcaaaatatgcaTCCGGGCCTGCTATTGTTGGTcaacaatatattaatatattaatattataactaaaattataaacatgttaactatttattaaatttttattaattattactttcTAGAAGTGGTACAATATGGTTAATTGCAATATGAACTTTccatattatatttaaagaaatatttttcaaaataatgtttaatatattcCATTGAATTAGCATTAGTTGTCTTAAATTCAATAACAGCAGATTCCATatcaccaataattttttctccAAAGGTAGCTTGCTTTACTGCTTTAAACTTTCTTAAACTTCATTAACTGGAAATAAATCAAGTTTTCCTTGATCAGCAATATCACGAGTAAGAACATCTAACTTATCTAAAAGTTGGTTGGCATTATTGCCATCAAACCCAATGCCATGATAAcctctaaaatatatatagtttgagtttaattattgtttaaagcCAGGCCatagttttgataaaaactttcCAAAAGATGTAACTATTCCAATTAATATATGCAACTCAGGTACTGGaactaaattttctataattGTGCTCGGATCTTCTTCAAGATATAAAACTCTTggattaattacatttttataatcaacCATCTTTTATTTTGGCTTTCCAGCTTCTACATATTTACTGTATTGATAATCAAGAGAAGCAAGAATTCGTTTTACTCCACAATCCAAAAGATTCTCTCCTCCACACCACAAACAACTATATTTTCCAGCATGGCTTGTAATGCCAAGCATTGAGTTTgcactttttaaattgaatccaacagaataattaatattttgaagatTAAGAGGATCAACTAATTTCTTAAGATTTCTATTGTGTTCAGATATTCCTTCTGCAATAGCAACAATAAAACAACGCTTCACTCCAGCATCATCAAGGTCAGTTTGGTTGCTAGTTTTATCATGCggattaaaaacattcattgtgacttttaaaaaaccttgaCCGGAATCCACAGCAACCCTTATAATTGTAGAAAGAGGATCAATATTTCTTTCAGtgattataaaatgtataagttCATCAATATCCTCTATACAAACCAttgatttatttactatatcACCAGCAAAAATTCTTCTTCTTAACATAGAAAATATTCATTCATTTCagcttttaaagtttataactttttaaatatatctccTTCAATACTAATTTGAAATCCAAGATTCTTTCTAAATATAGAGcacatttttttggttttacacTGGGATAGTTCTAAACATTTTACAAGCTCCATAGTTGTTCCAAAAAACAACTGATTTAAACTTGCACGATcactttttttgtcaataatccCAGCTACAATACTTAACGGTTTCCCATGAGTAGCAATTGCAAGTTTTTCTcctctaaaaatatttgcattttgcattttttaggATACTTGAAGCAACACGTTCTGCACTTGCTAATCCCAATGCATATGCtgcaaaactaaattttttacagCTCGAACAACAAAAACCGCCgacaaattaaagttattttgttgaaaattgcggataattaaaataacttaaaagtattaattttattttttgatttttatgcatttttccACTCAACTGGAGGTTTTAAGtaatcaattatttattattctttatgtAACTaagtgtatataaaataaaatctgatgTGCGTAGATTTCAAACCTTACTGAGGTTCACAGTGAATAGAAGGCTAAATATTGataatgaagtaaaaacatTATGAAATTCGAAATCagcataaataattattaagaaaaagtggttaaacattaaaaaaaactaataaaagttcttaaaatttTGGACCCTCCTTGCCCCCTCCCCCTAATAATAGTTACTATATGTATATGTCATCAACAATGTTGATTCATCAAATTGATggaaatatgtatatataagtacatatatacaactatacacgcgtataaatatatattaatttaagtttatatgtatatgctaaactataatataaactaatttaattccAATGAAAGTTTAACATAACGTTGTGCAAACGTAAAATATAACGTTGaatcaacttaaaatacaacgtttCGCCAAcgtaaaatacaacgttgtgcTAACGTTGTAAAACGTTATGCAATGCCAACTTTAAATACAACGTTCGATCAATGTAGTTTTTTGGTTGTTGGCGACGTCGTTTTTGTaaccaaaatgatataaaaacaacgttggcggtcgatgttgggccaacgaaacGCACAACATTTTTCTAACGTTTTAtcaacgtatgtgtgctagctgggaatgtatatggatcaacgttgattcaatgtatgtAATCCAACATTAATCCATAGACATCGGATTAACATTACCTTATAAACATTGAGTTAACGTTGATtcatatacattggatcaacgttgggtttagatcggaAAAACAACCAACTTTTACGATGTTTTTATATACGTTGGACGAATGCAATTTTGCTGACTATTTTTAATCACGTCGTTGTTAAGATTTTCATACGACAAAACtaacattggatcaacgttgtaTTTTCATCGGACAGCCGACGTTTACGATgaatttacatacatacatacatacatacatacatacatacatacatacataaatacataaatacataaatacatacataaatacataaatacatacatacatacataaatacatacatacatacatacatacatacatacatacatacatacatacatacatacatacatacatacatacatacatacatacatacatacatacatacatacatatatatatatatatatatatatatatgtatatatatatatatatatatatatatatatatatatatatatatatatatatatatatatatatatatatatatatatatatatataaaatatatactacgAAACatgttaagattaaaaaatatcgtgtttttctttaaaatatgttcACATTTAATGCTATTGCGTTGctcaagatatatatatatatatatatatatatatatatatatatatatatatatatatatatatatatatatatatatatatatatatatatatatatatatatatatatatatatatatatatatatatcttgagCAACGCAATAGCAATAAATGTgaacatattttaaagaaaaacacaatattttctaatattgaCATGTTTCGTAGTTAACATTACAAAACCTACTACAttactacattttcaaaagataaaatataatttaaaactctggatataaatacaaaatcaaaagtgtctggaggtttctccaatataactgGCATTACATCCAGCACAAGAAAATTCGTAAACAACATTG
Encoded here:
- the LOC136087826 gene encoding uncharacterized protein LOC136087826 — encoded protein: MRRAQKIKTSREIVFIDSTSSVDSTCSTTTVVFTATSAGAVPLSVLIYNGQCTASYTLAFSLLKETYAGLFGGQSYPDLAMTDDSKAEKDAIKVVWPGTHQLLCQFHVAQAE